The following is a genomic window from Aphis gossypii isolate Hap1 chromosome X, ASM2018417v2, whole genome shotgun sequence.
attattttaattgaatgttttCTTGTATAGAGCACGTTGTCATGAAAATAAACACTTCCAATAGACATAGTTATGTAgttcattgttttaaatgtttgagcgaagtaataaaacatttttagttacgGCTTTCGTAATTCCATCCGTCTCATCATGTTCGTTTGATCTATCGGAGTCAAATATTgactcattatatttttttggttatgCTTTGCCAACAATTAATTAaccaatattaaatgtataataaaattataataaatattatatttatattaatttatacctattttttaattatacacctGGGATTCTTTTTTATTGGCATTATGATACGATGGTGTTTTGTGTATTCTATccaaatcaacatttttaccaaaaatggaaatatatagatcaaattttcaaacttacCTGCCAATACTTCTGCTCATAATTTTTCGCCACTGCAAGTTAGaagtaacataaaataatattaagattatgttttagtgaattattttgttttgatttttgtttagttattaaaaaaataattttcccaaaatatgcattttttaaatatctacctTTTTATCACATCTAAAATgagatttttgatataattccTAGCAATGGATGAAGTCAGTCTTTTAAAAAAgtgttagttaattttaatcgtaATTTTAAGTGAATCTCTGTAACAATGATTTAATGTTTAGAAAATGTTCTGATACTacgtttaactatattatataccataatattatcgtttaataTCGTTagtgctataatattatgttttaaaatatcatattgtatgcCCATTACGATGGTTAtagaacttataattaattagcttatttgtttaaaactataatattgcaatgtacctatttaatttaaaatgtcgattattattcgtattttatattaataaataatattatgttatttataatttatataatatgcgtaccTAACAGGCGGTgtcagtagtataatattaatgtatgcattttttttaatcacagcTTCCGTCACTCCACCCATCCCTCCATCTTTCGTTTACTCTGTTACAATCAAATATTGGCTTACCAAGTTTTTGATTAATGTGATTATGTATCCGACATAGCCATTCGGATAATGATTTTTGAGAATCGTTTTCTGGTGGTCGACTGGCTaaactgttgaaaaaaaagaagcataatATTGTGCATTTCGGGCACGTTCATTTCGTCTACTTTGAATTATAGcacttaacattaaatatgacCATCAAACTATAATACCCGTAGGTACTTAAGTTACaatacaaataggtataagtaACTAAACACTTACAGCTTGGTGAAATCTCGTGCGCATGTTTCACAAGGATAAAGACGGCCGATAagtgtaaaaaaatcatttatatcttTCCGTTGTTGGGGAGTAGGTTCATCTGGATAATATGCAGCAATTGTGTGAAGCAAACTCCAAGTATGAAATCCTATAGGTATAGAACATATTAAGTACAGGCTACAATTCTACGGATTTTGTATTTCACGACGCTCCAAACTAAGCTAATGTTGAgtaaaaacaactttaaaaattaaattagttgaaACAAAATGCGTGaagtttaaattgataaaaaaaagttgtatcgtatttttactttatacagGTATAAAGAAGACACAACTGtcgtatgtaatttattatttgttatatcttaatatgtattatactataataaaattaatataagcaTTATAAGCTAATTATAGCATTATGTTttcataaagttaaaaaacaagttgacgattatattattattgttatataaaaatgatttaaaactttaaaagttaagatgtataatgtaataaaaataatattttcaataaggaTCTCCTATCTGtactttaatgttttatttctaggtaatatttatatacattataattgttataggtGGAGACTGGATGCTGTTATAAAGGCTGAGAATTTCtagttttttcatattttttataaaggtaCCTAGAAATCATTGTgagtaatttatacatatgctGCTTAACACTaagaagttatattaaaaattgtaattggcATAGATCTAcaagtattgttattaatacataaattcgtaTTTGAgcatgtttgaaaaattaagaacatatttaatagatttttgatatattgtttaataacaacaaattttgaaaattttggtatacaattaatacgtaatcattttcattataaccCTCCAAATCACCGCTCCATGTTTATTACCtgcattaagtatataaaagaataaaggAACTTTCAAGACATTTATGAGTATACTCCGTACTCACAGTATGATATGGATAATAAtgagaaacattttttatgcttttatttatctaatttttcaaaataacattttttttttctataaagatttttatttaaacttatgtgcatcaaatacatttttttaaatacatacctattaagtacatatttcttattttttttagagtatGCTTATTTGACCATTTTTAAGTACTATAAATCCTCAGCCTTAGTTGTAATTTGTCagtaatttattctaaacaatatcataatacattataatcgcCTAAATAAAGGTGAGAGATCGACTAGTTGCTTATGGAGAAAAGATCAACCAAACTACCTTcaaaaataacgttttataaatgttcaaaGCTATTTAGCTCTATAGTCCTTTCGCTATCATTTTTGACACATCTAGATACATGTATTTGAGTTTTAATTAGTTCCCTAATATGAAACCGTCAGTGGTGGCAAGCATTGGTGATCCCtccttgtatattatataataacttattaatacaaatcaaataattattcgtatcgtaataattttacttacctAATTTTGCTTTATCCAATGGACAGTTTtccatttaattttgtaattttttaaaaagttgaatgattaaacattataaacacatGCATTACTATAGGCAACAAACATGACTTGCTTATCAAATCTACTGTTTTGCGTTATCTAAGACgttaataacgatattaaCGATTTCATATGAGTACCgattttagtatacattttctttaaaaccAAAAAGCTACcgttaaaattcattttagtaataatatttatttcaaaaataaaataatgttctattatttatatttttatgtaatcaattatttttcttttttttttagtcgcactattttgtaatgaaattatttttactcatatttgttgatattgtgtaatataaagtaatttctGACTTCTGACTTTAATGTCAGTTTTGCTTCATGTTACATTGTTacgtaaattattagtaaattttacattgctgtttttaagtagaaaatattttatcgatcattaaaaattgctatataagtctataattaataataatgaatataatacaatatgtttattaatgctgttttattctaaattacttagcaaattagaaatttgaatatacatttattttattcttagttaaaatcaaaataatacaatctttatatacctagtaatttTCTCAgttgtatactatacataattataagccacgattatacaatataatatgcactgaTTTTGtgtcataatttatagaaaaatcaaataattgacCCTATCTTTGGAATATTCTCTTATTATTTGctgaactttttaataaaataattaatgcaactatatttttttgaattgaaatATGGATAGACTATGAAAATCatcgtttattaatttatttttttttgaagaagAACATttgatgacaaaaaaaatgtacaatatattggaAAATCATTgcgtattatgataaaaataaatgaataattatcaaGCTTttgacttataaaaataaattatagataaacgAATCAACCCGCCAAAATGGAAggctatttctaaaaaaaaatacaattaattataactcgTATGTGGTATAAACTGTTAAGTAGGGTTTTGGTAGGAAAAGAGCTCCTGAGTCATGCAGGGTCTGTCTTAGAATTGttcaaaatgaatattttaaaataatagttgaagGGACGCGGATATTTCATTTTTGGCATTGTCGTACAAACGTTCACCATGGttgttttctctttttttttttttttgaaagtgatctccatataaaaaaaaaaaaaattatattttatgtagctatagttaactttaataaattacctaaagattttgaaaaaattgaatgtatgTGTAATTCTGGTGatgtttaaagaaaataatcaaaCCTAACCCGACGGCTGTGATTTTTTTCGCAGTGAATTCGTTTTTGACCGTTAGTCAATTGTttgacctatatattataatgaatagtcGACACCGATAGCCTCCTGCACCCGTGTGAGAATAAGATGTATAATTGATGATCGCGCgacgaatattatataggtagagtGTTATGACTGTTGTGAGATTAGATTGaacattgtataatgtaaGGTTTAAAAGTGGAATATGTTAGAAAAAGTGACGAAGTGACAATAATCGGTTGTGGACGAGGAAAACGGTGGCGACTATAATGAtagaaacaaacaaaaaaaaaaaaaaaaatacaataataatcgcGCAATCACTACGCCGCGGCTGCAGCGACGTTGTCGGTGGTGGCGGCGGTGACGACTTCCGTTTTGACTTCTTCGTCGACTTTGTTGGCGACGGGCGAAACCAGGAACGCTTCGGACTCCGGGTGGAAGTTGTCCAGGCGCGATTCCAACTCTTTGACCATCAGCTTGCGGTTCTCGATGTTGTTCTCCGCGTTCTTCCGGAACGTGGTGGCCGCCTCGGTGGCCAGGTTGGCGATGCCGGAAGTCACGTCGCCAACCAGCGCCACCCTACCAGTCACGTTGTTCACCAAGTTTAAGCCGCTCGCAACCGTCTCGCCGGTGACGGCAGTCGTCCACACGGCTCCGTTGTACGTGCCAAACAGGGCGCTCATCACGGCCAACGTGGCGTGCCCTAAGGTTCTCAGCATCATGCCCGTGCCCGCGCGTATGTCCGTCAGGGTCTTGCCCACTAGCGTTTTGCACTGATTGAACGTCGACAACTTGTCGTCGGAGGAGGCGTTCGGGTCTATGGCCGCCGAGTCCGTGGCCTCAGTGGTCGTTTCGGCGGCCGGTGGCGATGGGTCTGCAGCCGGGGGCGGAGGGTCGTCCGCTGAACAACGATCGACCtgcaaagtaaaaataattaaattacacttttttaaaaaatctgtcGTACCTACGCCATTCCGGTTTAACGAGATCATAGAGATTGGTTCTCGAGCTCGACCGAAGTACGAAGTTTCGGTGACTTCgaaagaatttaattatatgatttcgaatattatatcaaacataatattgatcgAGTAGTTACTGCACTCtgctgattattatttatattgcggtgttgttgttgttaatttttaacaatcgttattcattatttcggatacaaaataactaataagttgtatttttaatatcgggttttctataaattattcatttatcaatttttttataaaattaattgttttcataaatacatttataaagtcAAGAATCTAACGTACCTAACGATAGTTGTACAAATtaagtcaaaataaatgttcaaaggtgtaatataataagcaaatacaaattacggttaggttgtttaaattttagttatataataattgatcacAAGTTCCCCCAGTATTCAAGAAAAGAAGACAATTTTGTTCAAGAAAattcgaataaattattttcaattttctgaacattaaaaaatgtttggcaaaaacaaattaattataattattaataatatttatttatgcattagggttttattttagatactgagcggagcgaggaatgtattgtttttacaatgatgtttattttttttattctgtaaacactttttctccccctaaacttgctcaaaagtacAAGTATAGCATATTTTTTGAAGGTAATGTTCTTTAGCTGGTACTTTAAAGAGGTCATTTTTGGGTTTTCGAAACTGGTTCTCGAAATAAAAGTGGTTAAAGGAGAAAAAACGTACGATATCacgattttgtaatattaaataattacggaCGACTAATTACGGCTTTGTTTATAGccatagaaacgaataaaattaaataaaaaagatcctCACGTCCgcttagaatcgttttttaatcgaatacaatcattgcattcaaatcgaatacctacagtaaaattacactatcctgTCCGAGGACCGAAGGGACGATGGACAAACATCCACCACCAAAATGCGCTgacctacttttttattttatttttgtatatttcagGTTTTTGCCAAGTATCAGGTTAAtaaagtcatataatataaatgttttaatttaagttgttaaattatagttgtaCCCATATTAGGTagctgttatattttattttgattttacattctttttaattgaggataataaatcgattttaaattatatgagcATTAGCGTCTTGAGAGGTagagaatttaaaattgaaacccTAACAATGTaaaagtgatattttaaacagaaaaaaaataacaatattttaaatttaaattgaacaatactaatattaattcagcgaaattgaaaattttcatttttatttcgaacaattaatttttttattatggttttcaataatagtatttttaaacaggtataatattatacttttaataaactgttttaatCACTTaccatagtttataaataatttacacttttacaataaaataaaaaatattttagagatATTgactgataattataaaaattataattattaaataatatttagataatttgaatttcgtGTAC
Proteins encoded in this region:
- the LOC126552027 gene encoding uncharacterized protein LOC126552027 isoform X1 — encoded protein: MYYPAGHNRSLMIILLVAYIIQVDRCSADDPPPPAADPSPPAAETTTEATDSAAIDPNASSDDKLSTFNQCKTLVGKTLTDIRAGTGMMLRTLGHATLAVMSALFGTYNGAVWTTAVTGETVASGLNLVNNVTGRVALVGDVTSGIANLATEAATTFRKNAENNIENRKLMVKELESRLDNFHPESEAFLVSPVANKVDEEVKTEVVTAATTDNVAAAAA
- the LOC114130578 gene encoding FAD-linked sulfhydryl oxidase ALR, which gives rise to MENCPLDKAKLGFHTWSLLHTIAAYYPDEPTPQQRKDINDFFTLIGRLYPCETCARDFTKLLASRPPENDSQKSLSEWLCRIHNHINQKLVAKNYEQKYWQVSLKI